From a region of the bacterium genome:
- the secG gene encoding preprotein translocase subunit SecG, whose product MLHTLLVIVHVLICLVLTTVVLLQSSKGGGLAGAFGGAGGAPQQLLGSRGMTTLLHKLTIYCAVGFFVTSFILFMTDSTGTVAGSRSVVGEAAEKGELNVPVTENPLEVPSDAPAGQTDDAGSSGGGGN is encoded by the coding sequence ATGCTGCACACTCTGCTGGTGATCGTTCACGTTCTGATCTGCCTGGTCCTGACGACCGTGGTCCTGCTGCAGTCCAGCAAGGGCGGCGGGCTCGCGGGCGCCTTCGGCGGCGCCGGCGGCGCGCCCCAGCAGCTCCTCGGCTCGCGCGGCATGACGACCCTGCTCCACAAGCTGACCATCTACTGTGCGGTGGGTTTCTTCGTCACGAGCTTCATCCTCTTCATGACCGACAGCACCGGCACGGTCGCGGGCTCGCGCAGCGTGGTCGGCGAGGCGGCGGAGAAGGGCGAGCTGAACGTGCCGGTGACCGAGAACCCGCTCGAGGTTCCGAGCGACGCTCCGGCCGGCCAGACCGATGACGCCGGCAGCAGCGGAGGCGGTGGCAACTAG
- a CDS encoding phosphoglycerate kinase, translating into MVQKQGLQGYDPRGQRVLMRVDFNVPLDAERNITDDTRIRAALPSIRHIVDGGGSLILMSHLGRPKGQVDPAASLRPVADHLAGLVDVPVRFASDTVGEDARARVAELKPGEILLLENLRFNPGETANDAEFSRALAAFGDTYVNDAFGTAHRAHASTAGVTEHFATRRAGFLMQKELEFLGRLIAAPERPFAAVLGGAKVDSKVDVILNLLGKVDNLLLGGGMIFTFFKAAGLGIGTSLLDEPSLEVAHDIVRRARESETKLVLPEDCIVADAFSDKAAQRTCLVTDIPDGWMGLDIGPKTVARYAAALGGARSIFWNGPMGVFELPSFAGGTRAVGEAIVGATGRGAVSVVGGGDSVAAVTQMGLADQVSHISTGGGASLEFMAGRELPGVTALSDA; encoded by the coding sequence TCCGGGCGGCGCTGCCGTCGATCCGGCACATCGTCGACGGGGGCGGTTCGCTGATCCTGATGAGCCATCTCGGCCGGCCGAAGGGCCAGGTCGATCCGGCGGCGTCGCTGCGCCCGGTCGCCGACCACCTCGCCGGCCTGGTCGACGTGCCGGTGCGCTTCGCCAGCGACACCGTCGGCGAGGACGCCCGCGCGCGGGTGGCCGAGCTGAAGCCGGGGGAGATCCTGCTGCTCGAGAACCTCCGCTTCAACCCGGGGGAGACCGCCAACGACGCGGAGTTCTCGCGGGCGCTCGCGGCCTTCGGCGACACCTACGTGAACGACGCCTTCGGCACGGCGCATCGGGCCCACGCCTCGACCGCCGGCGTCACGGAACATTTCGCCACCCGCCGGGCGGGTTTTCTCATGCAGAAGGAGCTCGAATTCCTGGGTCGGCTGATCGCCGCCCCGGAGCGTCCCTTCGCCGCCGTCCTCGGGGGCGCGAAGGTGGACTCCAAGGTCGACGTGATCCTCAACCTGCTGGGCAAGGTCGACAACCTGCTCCTCGGCGGCGGCATGATCTTCACCTTCTTCAAGGCGGCGGGTCTGGGCATCGGCACGAGCCTGCTCGACGAACCCAGCCTCGAGGTCGCCCACGACATCGTGCGCCGGGCCCGCGAGAGCGAGACCAAGCTGGTCCTGCCCGAGGACTGCATCGTGGCCGACGCCTTCAGCGACAAGGCGGCCCAGCGGACGTGCCTCGTGACCGACATCCCCGACGGCTGGATGGGGCTGGACATCGGCCCGAAGACCGTCGCCCGCTACGCGGCCGCCCTGGGCGGGGCGCGGTCGATCTTCTGGAACGGACCCATGGGCGTGTTCGAACTGCCCTCGTTCGCCGGGGGCACCCGGGCCGTGGGCGAGGCGATCGTCGGGGCCACCGGCCGCGGGGCCGTGAGCGTGGTCGGCGGCGGGGACAGCGTGGCGGCGGTGACGCAGATGGGGCTGGCCGATCAGGTGAGCCACATCAGCACCGGCGGGGGCGCCTCGCTGGAGTTCATGGCCGGACGCGAACTCCCTGGGGTGACGGCGCTTAGCGACGCCTGA